In Salisediminibacterium beveridgei, one DNA window encodes the following:
- a CDS encoding MFS transporter — translation MSTLSHQEENSPVYRYWVLVGMVSIAGFSQGMLLPVLSVMLEGTGISSSANGFNAAALYIGIILISPFIEAPVRKHGYKPVIITGLVIVFISLMLFPVWQTFWFWFILRIIVGIADNLIHFSTQVWISTTSPKEVRGRQLAIYGLAFGLGFGIGPMMTRLLTFSEYLPFIIASAASLVALLFMIRLRNEYPASDFETASKLGTLIRYRKVLSMAWFALLPGFAYGYMEASLHGNYPVYAMRMGMDLSFVTLFLLPGFVFGSLITQLPLGMLSDRLGRSKVLMGIMGIGSVLFYSMTFVEESQWLLFTLFAASGMLLGSSFSLGIAYLADLVPANLLPTGNVMTAVLFAVGSMTGPVVGGFLIEVIGEGAVYYSISLMLLTMFTAGIVFHMRMPVKTEQAAS, via the coding sequence ATGTCCACACTTAGTCATCAAGAGGAAAATTCACCCGTTTACCGGTATTGGGTTCTGGTCGGCATGGTTTCCATTGCCGGCTTCAGCCAGGGGATGCTGTTGCCTGTCCTTTCCGTCATGCTCGAAGGTACAGGCATTTCCTCTTCGGCAAATGGCTTCAATGCCGCTGCTCTCTACATCGGGATCATTTTGATCTCCCCCTTTATCGAAGCGCCGGTGAGAAAACACGGATATAAACCTGTCATCATCACCGGGCTCGTCATCGTGTTTATCTCGCTGATGCTCTTTCCCGTCTGGCAAACGTTCTGGTTCTGGTTTATCTTGCGAATCATCGTCGGGATTGCCGATAACCTGATTCATTTTTCCACACAGGTCTGGATTTCCACCACGAGCCCAAAAGAAGTCAGGGGCAGGCAGCTGGCGATTTATGGCCTCGCCTTCGGTCTTGGCTTCGGGATAGGTCCGATGATGACCAGGCTTTTGACCTTCAGCGAATACTTGCCCTTTATCATCGCCAGTGCTGCCAGTCTCGTTGCGCTGTTGTTTATGATTCGTCTTCGAAATGAATACCCGGCAAGTGATTTCGAGACGGCTTCAAAGCTCGGCACACTCATTCGTTACCGGAAAGTTCTCTCCATGGCATGGTTCGCTCTGCTACCGGGGTTTGCCTACGGGTATATGGAAGCTTCCCTTCACGGGAATTATCCGGTATACGCGATGCGGATGGGCATGGATTTATCGTTCGTCACATTGTTCCTCTTACCTGGATTTGTGTTCGGCAGCCTGATCACTCAGCTGCCACTCGGCATGCTCAGTGACCGCCTGGGACGGAGTAAGGTGCTGATGGGGATTATGGGGATCGGCAGCGTCTTGTTTTACAGCATGACCTTCGTCGAGGAGAGTCAGTGGCTCTTATTCACGCTCTTTGCAGCGTCTGGAATGCTGCTGGGATCTTCTTTTTCTCTTGGCATTGCGTACCTGGCAGATCTCGTACCCGCTAATCTGTTGCCCACCGGGAACGTGATGACAGCAGTCCTGTTTGCTGTGGGGAGTATGACGGGCCCTGTTGTCGGAGGTTTTCTGATCGAAGTCATTGGTGAGGGGGCTGTGTATTATTCCATCAGTCTGATGCTGTTGACGATGTTCACAGCAGGGATTGTTTTTCATATGCGGATGCCGGTGAAAACAGAGCAGGCAGCTTCATAA
- the yfkAB gene encoding radical SAM/CxCxxxxC motif protein YfkAB yields MTHKISNTSAQDPWEAYEDIRIHGKPVLSNIEITTTHLCNMRCEHCAVGYGLLTKDPDPLPLELIIRRLDDVKHLRAFSITGGEPMMSVRQVKEYVIPLLKYAKERGAKTQINSNLTMPFERYEWILPYLDVLHISHNYGSKDDFADIGFAVMDRKPGLEQRYTVFETMVANAKALSSKGLMLSAETMINNRTLPHLEKIHDQIIAMGCQRHEVHPMYPASFAEHLPVADLKEIRKGIHRLLDYRNPDTWMLFGTLPFYPCSQDDDDLKLLQRLNETKNVTVRNDPDGRSRLNVNLFDGSILVTDFAAEGKVGNILNTSLEEAYDKWKKTALAKSLDCHCPAVSCLGPNLLVKNAYYPDVDFLQRKNRITYD; encoded by the coding sequence ATGACTCATAAAATAAGTAATACATCTGCTCAGGACCCGTGGGAGGCTTATGAAGACATCCGTATTCACGGAAAACCTGTCCTCTCAAATATAGAAATCACGACGACACACCTGTGCAATATGAGATGTGAACACTGCGCTGTCGGCTACGGCCTATTAACAAAGGACCCTGACCCACTGCCTTTAGAACTGATAATCCGCCGTCTCGATGACGTAAAACACCTGAGGGCTTTCAGTATCACCGGTGGAGAACCGATGATGAGTGTGCGGCAGGTAAAAGAATATGTCATTCCATTACTGAAGTATGCCAAGGAGCGGGGCGCAAAGACGCAGATCAACTCTAACCTGACCATGCCATTTGAGCGGTATGAATGGATTCTTCCTTACCTGGATGTCCTCCATATCTCGCACAATTACGGGAGCAAAGATGATTTTGCCGATATCGGCTTTGCTGTCATGGATCGAAAACCCGGCCTCGAACAGCGCTACACAGTTTTTGAAACGATGGTGGCCAATGCAAAAGCCCTTTCATCAAAGGGGCTCATGCTCTCTGCGGAAACAATGATCAACAATAGGACTCTGCCTCATCTCGAAAAGATCCATGATCAAATCATAGCGATGGGCTGCCAAAGACATGAGGTCCATCCAATGTACCCTGCCAGTTTCGCCGAGCATTTGCCTGTAGCTGATCTTAAGGAGATCCGCAAAGGGATACACCGTTTACTCGACTATAGGAACCCGGACACCTGGATGCTTTTCGGTACATTACCTTTTTACCCATGCAGCCAAGACGATGACGATCTCAAACTTTTACAACGGCTGAACGAGACGAAAAACGTCACCGTCCGAAACGATCCGGACGGTCGTTCAAGGCTCAATGTCAATCTTTTTGATGGCAGTATCCTTGTAACGGACTTTGCAGCAGAAGGCAAGGTCGGCAACATCCTGAACACATCTCTCGAAGAAGCTTATGACAAGTGGAAGAAAACGGCCCTGGCCAAGTCTCTGGACTGCCACTGCCCGGCAGTATCTTGCCTCGGACCGAATCTTCTTGTGAAAAATGCTTATTACCCGGATGTTGATTTTCTTCAAAGGAAAAACCGGATCACTTATGACTGA
- a CDS encoding VLRF1 family aeRF1-type release factor yields MALRNELEELKALEFEHDAVFSVYLNTDRSDQDQQKGEWQIHLKNGIKRIREYLEAANNETELKSFNKLSKKVDKEIQNNRTDLLRSVVIFASDAADLFSVHYLQVPVNTSFHWENRPVLEPLEDIQREYPRTGIILPNMDEVKIIDTSLGELHEVKSYEFDSGKEEWVLSDGMASSDRMASGATHVDKFQQRFKENLSRFYKDMNERVENFRRDRNWDQVYVIGEAETVKIYTGTMKTKPTGVMHKNLNSSKPYDVIKELYK; encoded by the coding sequence ATGGCACTAAGAAACGAACTAGAGGAATTAAAAGCTTTAGAGTTCGAACATGATGCAGTATTTTCCGTCTATCTCAATACAGACCGCTCCGATCAGGACCAGCAAAAAGGTGAATGGCAAATTCATTTAAAAAATGGGATCAAACGAATTCGCGAATATCTTGAAGCAGCGAACAACGAAACAGAATTGAAGAGTTTTAACAAACTCAGTAAAAAAGTCGATAAAGAAATTCAAAATAACCGCACGGACTTGCTGAGAAGTGTTGTCATCTTTGCATCCGACGCGGCGGATCTCTTCAGCGTGCATTACCTTCAAGTACCGGTAAATACAAGCTTTCATTGGGAAAACAGACCGGTACTCGAACCTTTGGAGGACATTCAGCGTGAATATCCAAGAACCGGGATCATCCTGCCCAACATGGATGAGGTCAAGATTATCGATACGTCGCTTGGAGAGCTTCATGAAGTGAAATCGTATGAGTTTGATTCAGGGAAAGAAGAATGGGTTCTCTCAGATGGCATGGCGTCATCGGACCGTATGGCATCAGGTGCTACCCACGTTGATAAATTCCAGCAGCGATTCAAAGAGAACCTGTCCAGATTTTATAAAGACATGAATGAACGGGTGGAGAATTTCAGGCGCGACCGCAACTGGGATCAGGTGTATGTGATCGGTGAGGCAGAAACCGTCAAGATTTATACCGGGACCATGAAGACAAAACCGACGGGCGTGATGCACAAGAATCTGAACTCTTCGAAGCCATATGATGTGATTAAAGAATTATATAAATAA
- a CDS encoding MATE family efflux transporter, translating into MQAKSYDFTEGSIMKKMILFSSPIFLTNVLQTSYQLVDSLWVGNLLGASALGAISISGVVVFTILSFIIGLNTSALTILSQYKGAKDDKGLAKALNAFVVTLGLLTLLVGIIGFFLSETILGWMGTPEEILPMAALYLRINFAGVLFLFGYNFIATVLRSLGDSKTPVRFVAMALLLNSVLDPLFIYVFDWGIAGAGIATIVSQGSAFTYGLIFSIRRAGVPFTMPRLPETALMKKIFKLGLPSGMSMVVISAGVLAIMTVVTSFGESTVAGFGAAQRLDSLVMLPALTLGSALNAMAGQNIGAGKWDRVGEITRSGLILIAVVSVTICTLVFLNAGFLIRMFVDDPDTIAFGERYVRTVALFYPFLGINFVLNGVIRAAGGMFQVFVLNVISFWILRFPLTWLFATLYGEVGIGMGMAASLLLSSLIAIGYYKLGNWRDIKVLEEK; encoded by the coding sequence ATGCAGGCGAAATCGTATGATTTCACAGAAGGCAGCATCATGAAAAAAATGATCCTGTTTTCGTCACCGATATTTCTGACGAATGTCTTACAAACATCCTATCAGCTGGTGGACTCCCTCTGGGTCGGGAATCTCCTTGGTGCCAGCGCCCTGGGAGCCATTTCAATTTCCGGTGTTGTGGTGTTTACGATTCTGTCATTTATCATCGGTTTAAATACATCAGCCCTTACGATTCTATCACAATATAAAGGCGCCAAAGATGATAAAGGACTGGCAAAAGCCTTGAATGCTTTTGTCGTTACCCTTGGGCTTTTGACCCTTCTGGTAGGGATCATCGGTTTTTTTCTCAGCGAAACCATTCTCGGATGGATGGGGACGCCGGAAGAGATTCTGCCGATGGCTGCATTGTATTTGCGGATTAATTTTGCAGGGGTCCTGTTTTTATTCGGCTACAACTTCATTGCGACAGTGCTCCGGTCTTTGGGTGACAGTAAAACCCCGGTACGCTTCGTCGCCATGGCGCTCTTATTGAATTCCGTGCTTGATCCATTGTTCATTTATGTATTCGACTGGGGCATCGCCGGGGCTGGAATTGCCACGATCGTCAGCCAGGGATCAGCCTTCACCTACGGTCTGATCTTCTCGATCAGGCGCGCAGGCGTCCCGTTTACAATGCCCAGATTGCCTGAAACCGCACTAATGAAAAAAATATTCAAACTCGGTTTGCCATCAGGAATGTCCATGGTGGTCATTTCCGCAGGTGTACTGGCGATCATGACAGTGGTCACGTCCTTCGGAGAATCTACAGTGGCAGGCTTTGGCGCTGCCCAGCGTCTCGACAGTCTGGTGATGCTTCCGGCACTGACACTGGGTTCTGCCTTGAATGCCATGGCCGGACAGAACATTGGTGCCGGTAAATGGGACCGGGTCGGTGAGATCACCAGAAGCGGACTGATCCTGATTGCTGTGGTATCCGTGACCATCTGTACGCTGGTGTTTTTAAACGCTGGTTTCTTAATCAGGATGTTTGTGGACGATCCGGACACCATCGCTTTTGGTGAACGGTATGTCAGAACGGTGGCCCTTTTCTATCCATTTTTAGGTATCAATTTCGTCTTGAATGGTGTCATCCGGGCCGCAGGCGGCATGTTTCAGGTCTTTGTCCTGAACGTGATCTCCTTTTGGATTCTCCGCTTCCCGCTGACCTGGCTTTTTGCGACACTCTATGGTGAAGTGGGCATCGGTATGGGGATGGCCGCAAGTCTTTTATTAAGCAGCCTGATTGCGATCGGTTACTATAAACTCGGAAACTGGCGAGACATTAAAGTACTCGAAGAGAAATAA
- a CDS encoding SE1561 family protein — translation MKKRGANDMNDQPKVNKLEELHNRMEKLSEMLDELDPEKTEVEDIDRLLLMLDDLEKQCQHYREQ, via the coding sequence ATGAAGAAAAGAGGTGCGAATGATATGAATGATCAGCCGAAAGTCAATAAGCTTGAAGAGCTCCATAATCGGATGGAAAAGTTGTCAGAAATGCTCGATGAACTTGATCCTGAAAAAACGGAAGTTGAAGATATTGATCGCCTGTTATTGATGCTTGACGATCTCGAGAAACAGTGTCAGCACTACCGTGAACAATAA
- a CDS encoding MBL fold metallo-hydrolase has translation MTELWHDHQNQIKEITIDTPFQVGPVNVYLIFSDALILVDTGPKTAEAREQLKAGLRKYGVSFKDLDYLLLTHHHPDHIGLTAEVAESTKVAGHHRLIPWLDPAHHPDFLKQRIAYLDHFYKRHGMDEASASAIVNQNLKYMTYAEVAPLNVPLHDGDRLDGLPGWHVMETLGHAQTHLSLMRDNDQVMVAGDHLIRHISSNALLEPPHEPGGERPRTLLQYREAMKKCLSASKVYSGHGEPVLEPAALIQKRLYEQDQKAAYLKSLIGQEVMTAVGVTRKMYKGLYDRQPGLTFSETLGHLDLLESRLELSVSEEDIWRYAVPQKD, from the coding sequence TGAATGTCTATTTGATCTTTTCAGATGCGTTGATACTGGTGGACACTGGACCGAAAACCGCAGAAGCCAGAGAGCAGCTGAAGGCCGGCCTGCGAAAGTATGGTGTATCGTTCAAGGACCTGGATTATCTTCTTTTGACGCATCATCATCCGGATCATATCGGCTTAACTGCCGAAGTGGCGGAATCTACGAAAGTCGCAGGGCATCATCGGCTGATTCCATGGCTTGATCCTGCCCATCATCCGGACTTTCTGAAGCAGCGCATTGCGTATCTTGACCATTTCTATAAGCGGCACGGGATGGATGAAGCGAGTGCTTCAGCAATCGTCAATCAGAACCTGAAATACATGACATATGCCGAGGTCGCACCGTTGAATGTTCCCCTTCATGATGGGGACAGGCTGGATGGTTTACCTGGCTGGCACGTCATGGAAACCCTCGGTCATGCTCAGACTCATTTGTCACTGATGCGCGACAATGATCAGGTCATGGTAGCCGGGGACCATCTGATCCGGCATATCTCGTCGAATGCGCTCCTTGAACCGCCCCATGAACCCGGAGGTGAACGTCCACGCACGCTGCTTCAATACCGCGAGGCGATGAAGAAATGTCTGAGTGCGAGTAAGGTCTATTCCGGTCACGGGGAACCAGTGCTCGAACCGGCAGCACTGATTCAGAAACGGCTGTATGAACAGGATCAAAAAGCAGCGTATTTGAAATCATTGATCGGTCAGGAAGTGATGACGGCTGTGGGGGTGACCCGGAAAATGTATAAAGGACTGTACGATCGGCAGCCGGGATTAACCTTCTCTGAGACGTTGGGGCATCTGGATCTCCTTGAATCCCGTCTTGAGCTTTCTGTCAGTGAGGAAGACATCTGGCGCTATGCTGTTCCTCAGAAGGATTGA